From the genome of Duffyella gerundensis, one region includes:
- the lpdA gene encoding dihydrolipoyl dehydrogenase produces the protein MSTEIKTQVVVLGAGPAGYSAAFRCADLGLETVLVERYSTLGGVCLNVGCIPSKALLHVAKVIEEAKALEAHGVVFGQPQTDIDKIRSWKEKVINQLTGGLAGMAKGRKVKVVNGLGKFTGANTLVVEGENGATTINFDNAIIAAGSRPIQLPFIPHDDPRVWDSTAALELKEVPKRMLVMGGGIIGLEMATVYYALGSEIDVVEMFDQVIPAADKDVVKVFTKRIEKQFNLMLETKVTAVEAKEDGIYVSMEGKKAPAEAQRYDAVLVAIGRVPNGKGLDAGKAGVEVDDRGFIRVDKQMRTNVPHIYAIGDIVGQPMLAHKGVHEGHVAAEVISGKKHYFDPKVIPSIAYTEPEVAWVGLTEKEAKEKGISYETATFPWAASGRAIASDCADGMTKLIFDKETHRVIGGAVVGTNGGELLGEIGLAIEMGCDAEDIALTIHAHPTLHESVGLSAEIFEGSITDLPNAKAKKK, from the coding sequence ATGAGTACAGAGATTAAAACTCAGGTCGTGGTACTTGGGGCTGGTCCTGCAGGTTACTCTGCAGCCTTCCGTTGCGCTGATTTAGGTCTGGAGACCGTATTAGTCGAACGTTACAGCACGCTGGGCGGCGTCTGTCTCAACGTAGGCTGTATCCCTTCGAAAGCGCTGCTTCACGTAGCAAAAGTTATCGAAGAAGCGAAAGCACTCGAAGCACACGGCGTGGTGTTTGGTCAGCCGCAGACTGATATCGACAAAATCCGCAGCTGGAAAGAGAAAGTCATCAACCAGCTGACCGGTGGCCTGGCTGGCATGGCGAAAGGCCGTAAAGTCAAAGTGGTTAACGGTCTGGGCAAATTCACCGGTGCCAATACGCTGGTAGTAGAAGGCGAAAACGGCGCGACCACGATTAACTTCGATAACGCGATCATCGCTGCCGGTTCTCGTCCGATTCAGCTGCCGTTTATTCCTCATGATGACCCGCGCGTATGGGATTCCACCGCCGCGCTGGAACTCAAGGAAGTGCCTAAGCGTATGCTGGTCATGGGCGGTGGTATCATCGGCCTGGAAATGGCGACCGTTTACTATGCGCTGGGTTCAGAGATTGATGTGGTTGAGATGTTCGACCAGGTGATCCCGGCCGCAGATAAAGATGTGGTTAAGGTGTTCACCAAACGCATCGAAAAACAGTTTAACCTGATGCTGGAAACCAAAGTTACCGCTGTCGAAGCCAAAGAAGATGGCATTTACGTATCGATGGAAGGTAAAAAGGCACCGGCGGAAGCGCAGCGTTATGATGCCGTGTTGGTTGCTATCGGCCGTGTGCCAAATGGCAAAGGTCTGGATGCGGGCAAAGCGGGCGTTGAGGTTGACGATCGCGGCTTTATTCGCGTCGACAAGCAGATGCGCACCAACGTGCCGCACATCTATGCTATCGGTGACATCGTTGGACAGCCAATGCTGGCCCACAAAGGTGTCCATGAAGGCCACGTCGCTGCTGAAGTGATTTCCGGTAAGAAACATTACTTCGATCCGAAAGTCATTCCATCGATCGCCTATACCGAGCCAGAAGTTGCCTGGGTGGGTCTGACCGAAAAAGAAGCCAAAGAGAAAGGCATCAGCTACGAAACCGCTACCTTCCCGTGGGCCGCATCGGGCCGTGCTATTGCATCAGACTGTGCTGATGGCATGACCAAGCTGATCTTTGACAAAGAGACCCATCGCGTTATCGGTGGTGCCGTTGTCGGTACTAACGGCGGTGAGCTACTGGGCGAAATTGGCCTGGCGATTGAAATGGGCTGTGACGCTGAAGATATCGCGTTGACCATTCATGCTCACCCAACGCTGCATGAGTCTGTTGGTCTGTCTGCTGAAATCTTTGAAGGCAGCATTACCGATCTGCCAAACGCTAAAGCGAAAAAGAAATAA
- a CDS encoding RNA polymerase sigma factor gives MNTQGIALNVARNDIDWNQFLPLHYKRLIGFIKKYISNRNDIDDIAQTTCLEALRSWPSYAGQSRPETWFFGIALNIIRSYYRQHYRHLRVEPLSETIELTLSSGDDPFVNTLCHQQMQTAIRYLEKQPANISAMMEMIIDEGCYQDIALAQSIPVGTVRSRLSRTREALRQAIK, from the coding sequence ATGAATACTCAAGGAATAGCATTGAACGTCGCGCGTAATGATATCGACTGGAATCAGTTTCTGCCTTTGCATTATAAAAGGCTCATCGGCTTCATTAAAAAATATATTTCCAACCGGAACGATATTGATGATATTGCCCAGACCACCTGCCTCGAGGCGCTGCGCTCCTGGCCAAGCTATGCCGGGCAGTCACGACCGGAAACCTGGTTTTTTGGCATTGCCCTGAACATTATTCGTTCGTACTATCGGCAACACTATCGTCATCTGCGCGTTGAGCCACTCAGTGAGACGATTGAGCTCACCCTAAGCAGCGGTGACGATCCTTTTGTTAACACCCTTTGCCATCAGCAGATGCAGACCGCAATACGTTATCTGGAGAAGCAACCGGCGAACATCAGCGCCATGATGGAAATGATTATTGATGAGGGCTGCTACCAGGATATTGCGCTGGCACAGTCTATTCCGGTGGGCACGGTTCGTTCCCGCTTGTCACGTACGCGAGAGGCGCTGCGGCAGGCAATTAAATAA
- a CDS encoding sigma 54-interacting transcriptional regulator has translation MKSKKERSIIESYDGISDKKDRCNNPEQGELAVAKKSDIHASLQKTIEIIAPLNMDVLIEGETGTGKDRIARQLYQLSGRTGDFVPVNCAAIPDTLAESELFGVVSGAFTDARTARAGYIEAANHGVLFLDEIDSMPLNVQAKLLRVLETRSVHRLGNTRSVMLDLRIIASAQCNLQTLVEQGRFRRDLFFRLSTLKIVVPALRDLPVHILPMFEQFCREAAERLNLRFPPRVPELDLRLLTHPWSGNIRELKAAAERYVLGIDPLLPEVSPLPASRCQLKSRLEVIEKNMIAESLRRHRYKIEPVIDELGIPRRTFYNRIKKLDISLKD, from the coding sequence ATGAAAAGCAAAAAAGAGAGAAGCATTATTGAAAGCTACGATGGAATAAGTGATAAAAAAGATCGCTGTAATAATCCTGAGCAAGGGGAATTAGCCGTCGCAAAAAAAAGCGATATTCATGCCTCGCTGCAAAAGACGATTGAAATCATTGCGCCCTTAAATATGGATGTTTTAATTGAGGGAGAAACCGGCACGGGAAAAGATCGGATTGCGCGCCAGCTTTATCAACTTTCCGGTCGAACCGGTGATTTTGTTCCGGTGAACTGCGCAGCCATTCCTGACACGCTGGCCGAAAGCGAACTGTTTGGCGTTGTTTCCGGTGCCTTCACCGATGCTCGTACCGCACGGGCTGGTTATATTGAAGCGGCTAATCACGGCGTGCTGTTTCTCGATGAAATCGACAGCATGCCGTTAAACGTTCAGGCAAAGTTATTGCGCGTGCTGGAGACGCGTTCGGTTCACCGTTTGGGCAACACACGCTCGGTGATGCTTGATCTGCGCATCATCGCCTCTGCGCAGTGCAACCTGCAAACCCTGGTGGAACAGGGCCGCTTTCGCCGCGATCTCTTTTTTCGGCTCTCAACGCTGAAAATCGTGGTACCAGCGCTACGGGATCTGCCGGTCCATATTTTGCCGATGTTTGAACAATTTTGCCGCGAGGCAGCAGAGCGCCTCAACCTGCGCTTTCCACCGCGTGTGCCAGAGCTCGATTTACGCCTGTTAACACATCCCTGGTCCGGCAATATTCGCGAGCTCAAAGCGGCAGCTGAGCGTTATGTGTTGGGCATCGATCCGTTGCTACCTGAAGTCTCGCCCTTGCCCGCCTCACGATGCCAGCTAAAAAGTCGGCTAGAGGTAATTGAGAAAAACATGATTGCTGAATCTCTCAGACGCCATCGTTATAAGATTGAACCCGTTATTGATGAGCTGGGTATTCCTCGCCGTACTTTTTATAACCGAATAAAGAAGCTGGATATATCATTAAAAGATTGA